One part of the Candidatus Eremiobacterota bacterium genome encodes these proteins:
- a CDS encoding threonine/serine exporter family protein — protein sequence MDVHDDRTELLLALGRGLHQAGITTDALEETLSSVAHSCGVELQVNALPTSLMLATGPAFEQRLIILRLEPGKVHLRKLALLEGVVDALRRGRCSAAEALADVRAIDTAVQAAPALRSVLAYALLSTGTALLLGGASGEVMVSALIGVAIGGIAAAGERSRRVDRVFEISAAFVATVIVGLWEHFVAPISLYVVLIAGVVQLLPGYSLTTALNELANRNLVSGTARLGGVLVTLLALGCGFALGTGLTGNAVLNGPTVSPGHLTAVSTALAPILMAGGIALNLHARLRDLGWIVASCLATATLARFLPALGITQATPFVTAFAIGLATNLAARYLRIPQAVVLIPGLLVLVPGSISYESLLYVFQADTTDALSLAVRALLAAILIVAGFLTSQLLAPPPRRANVR from the coding sequence GTGGACGTCCACGACGACCGCACGGAGCTGCTCCTGGCGCTCGGCCGCGGGCTGCACCAGGCGGGAATCACGACCGACGCGCTCGAGGAGACGCTGAGCAGCGTCGCGCACTCATGCGGGGTCGAGCTGCAGGTCAACGCGCTTCCGACCAGCCTCATGCTGGCGACCGGGCCGGCCTTCGAGCAGCGGCTCATCATTCTGCGCCTCGAGCCGGGGAAAGTGCATCTGCGCAAGCTGGCGCTGCTCGAAGGCGTCGTCGACGCGTTGCGGCGTGGCCGGTGCAGCGCCGCCGAAGCGCTGGCCGACGTTCGCGCGATCGACACGGCCGTGCAGGCCGCACCGGCGCTGCGCTCGGTGCTGGCGTACGCGCTGCTCTCGACGGGAACCGCGCTGCTGCTCGGCGGCGCGAGCGGCGAGGTGATGGTCTCGGCGCTGATCGGCGTCGCGATCGGCGGGATCGCCGCCGCCGGCGAGCGCTCGCGCCGCGTCGACCGCGTCTTCGAGATCAGCGCCGCGTTCGTCGCCACCGTGATCGTCGGGCTGTGGGAGCACTTCGTCGCGCCGATCTCGCTCTACGTCGTACTGATCGCGGGCGTCGTGCAATTGCTTCCGGGCTACTCGCTGACCACCGCGCTGAACGAGCTCGCGAACCGCAACCTCGTCTCGGGGACGGCGCGCCTGGGCGGCGTGCTGGTGACGCTGCTCGCGCTCGGCTGCGGCTTCGCGCTCGGCACCGGGCTGACCGGCAACGCGGTTCTCAACGGCCCGACGGTTAGCCCCGGACACCTCACGGCGGTTTCAACCGCGCTCGCGCCGATCTTGATGGCGGGCGGGATCGCGCTGAACTTGCACGCACGGCTGCGCGACCTCGGCTGGATCGTCGCGTCGTGTCTTGCGACGGCCACGCTCGCGCGCTTCTTGCCGGCCCTCGGGATCACCCAAGCGACGCCGTTCGTCACCGCGTTCGCGATCGGCCTCGCGACCAACCTGGCCGCGCGCTACCTGCGCATCCCACAAGCCGTCGTGCTGATCCCCGGATTGCTGGTACTCGTGCCGGGCTCGATCTCGTACGAGTCGCTGCTCTACGTTTTCCAAGCCGACACCACCGACGCGCTCTCGCTCGCGGTCCGCGCGCTGCTGGCCGCGATCCTGATCGTCGCCGGGTTCCTCACTTCGCAGCTGCTCGCACCGCCGCCACGCCGCGCGAACGTCCGCTGA
- a CDS encoding homogentisate 1,2-dioxygenase, whose amino-acid sequence MAFYVRQGRLPEKRHIQFRAPGGGLYAEELMSTKGFESVYSLAYHLRPPTATLDVQPWERPMVRFLPNDPVRNRHWFTGRTATTGDAVEARVPLVGNDDIVLSTAVVTEPMEFFFRNASGDEMLFVQSGEGVLETPFGTIEYRAHDYLYVPMGTTYRLQPRTPATLLVAESSGQITIPRKFRNEFGQLAEHAPYYERDFRAPVLQDPIDAVGEFDVRVTAKGRHAKYVVAHHPFDVVGWDGFCYPWAFNADEFAPVTGKLHQPPSSHQIWDAPGAAFILFAPRLFDYHPLAVPAPYNHSSVDCDEIIYYASGNFMSRRGIEEKSVTLHAAGAPHGPQPGAVEASLGKKATDELAVAIDAYGPLRVAETASGVEDASYFKSWAAQPAGA is encoded by the coding sequence ATGGCCTTCTACGTTCGCCAAGGTCGTCTGCCCGAGAAGCGGCACATCCAGTTCCGCGCCCCCGGCGGCGGGTTGTACGCCGAGGAGCTGATGTCGACCAAGGGCTTCGAGAGCGTCTACTCGCTGGCGTACCACCTGCGCCCGCCGACCGCGACGCTCGACGTGCAGCCCTGGGAGCGCCCGATGGTGCGCTTCCTGCCGAACGATCCGGTGCGCAACCGCCACTGGTTCACCGGCCGCACGGCGACGACCGGCGACGCGGTCGAAGCGCGCGTCCCGCTGGTCGGCAACGACGACATCGTGCTCTCGACGGCCGTCGTCACGGAGCCGATGGAGTTTTTTTTCCGCAACGCGAGCGGCGATGAGATGCTGTTCGTGCAGAGCGGTGAGGGCGTGCTGGAAACGCCGTTCGGCACCATCGAGTACCGCGCGCACGACTACCTCTACGTGCCGATGGGGACGACGTACCGCCTGCAGCCGCGAACGCCGGCGACGCTGCTCGTCGCGGAGTCGTCGGGCCAGATCACGATCCCGCGCAAGTTTCGCAACGAGTTCGGCCAGCTCGCCGAGCACGCGCCGTACTACGAACGCGACTTCCGCGCGCCGGTGCTGCAGGATCCGATCGACGCGGTCGGCGAGTTCGACGTGCGCGTCACCGCGAAGGGCCGGCACGCGAAGTACGTCGTCGCGCACCACCCGTTCGACGTCGTCGGCTGGGACGGCTTCTGCTATCCGTGGGCGTTCAACGCCGACGAGTTCGCGCCGGTGACCGGGAAACTGCACCAGCCGCCGTCCTCGCACCAGATCTGGGACGCGCCGGGCGCGGCGTTCATTCTGTTCGCGCCGCGGCTGTTCGACTACCATCCGCTGGCGGTGCCGGCGCCGTACAACCATTCCTCGGTCGACTGCGACGAGATCATCTACTACGCGTCGGGAAACTTCATGTCGCGCCGCGGGATCGAAGAGAAGTCCGTGACGCTGCACGCCGCCGGCGCGCCGCACGGCCCGCAGCCGGGCGCGGTCGAAGCCTCGCTCGGAAAGAAAGCGACCGACGAGCTCGCCGTCGCGATCGACGCGTACGGCCCGCTGCGCGTCGCGGAAACCGCGAGCGGCGTCGAGGACGCGAGCTACTTCAAGAGCTGGGCCGCGCAGCCGGCAGGCGCGTAG
- a CDS encoding CoB--CoM heterodisulfide reductase iron-sulfur subunit B family protein produces the protein MTATLDKPVIKGKSKSAQMRKYGFFPGCVAKESCKELFNSTMLLAERLGIELVELTAASCCGASVLNDTNRDVARVLNARTYAQAEALGLDDVITICSTCTGHMRAANKELLEDEGHMGQANAILGKFGAKYDGTVMVRHLLWLLIDDIGLDELKKMVVRPLNGLKVAAFYGCHIIRPESVNGWESSRNPHSLEDLIVALGGEAVDYAGRTRCCGFHVQLEKDGIAANMVGQNMRMAKDAGAEAVITPCPLCHLALDGYQADAVARWGRTDLPIFHLPQLVGLALGIDPSTLGMNKHIITPGLVLQAHELAPAHVA, from the coding sequence ATGACTGCCACGCTGGACAAGCCCGTCATCAAGGGCAAGTCGAAGTCGGCGCAGATGCGCAAGTACGGGTTCTTCCCCGGCTGCGTCGCCAAAGAGTCGTGCAAGGAGCTGTTCAACTCGACGATGCTCCTCGCCGAGCGGCTCGGGATCGAGCTGGTCGAGCTGACCGCCGCATCGTGCTGCGGCGCCTCGGTGCTGAACGACACGAACCGCGACGTCGCCCGCGTGCTGAACGCGCGCACGTACGCGCAAGCCGAAGCGCTCGGACTCGACGACGTCATCACGATCTGCTCGACCTGCACCGGTCACATGCGCGCGGCGAACAAAGAGCTGCTCGAAGACGAAGGCCACATGGGGCAGGCGAACGCGATCCTGGGCAAGTTCGGCGCGAAGTACGACGGCACCGTGATGGTGCGCCACCTGCTGTGGCTGCTCATCGACGACATCGGCTTGGACGAGCTGAAAAAGATGGTCGTCCGCCCGCTCAACGGCCTGAAGGTCGCCGCGTTCTACGGTTGCCACATCATCCGCCCGGAGTCGGTGAACGGCTGGGAGTCCTCGCGCAACCCGCACTCGCTCGAAGACCTGATCGTCGCGCTCGGCGGCGAAGCGGTCGACTACGCCGGCCGCACGCGCTGCTGCGGCTTCCACGTCCAGCTCGAGAAGGACGGGATCGCCGCGAACATGGTCGGACAGAACATGCGCATGGCGAAGGACGCCGGCGCGGAAGCGGTGATCACGCCGTGCCCGCTCTGCCATCTCGCGCTCGACGGCTACCAGGCCGACGCGGTCGCCCGCTGGGGCCGCACCGACCTGCCGATCTTCCACCTCCCGCAGCTCGTCGGCCTCGCGCTCGGCATCGACCCCTCGACGCTCGGCATGAACAAGCACATCATCACGCCCGGTCTGGTGCTCCAAGCTCACGAGCTCGCCCCGGCGCACGTCGCGTAG
- a CDS encoding diguanylate cyclase codes for MLHHRTDDELMDLREEVAELRRRVAMLEAERDEYAQQNAELFVLQQVFSTMNSTLEIDDILATVLRGVHEALRFGRVVLFEVRDGIPSRRLETTAGGSVIASPDPEAMRRSPAFEAMVAGTSEFAFGIPADGDSPLHDANGTFCMLPLVSRNTVRGILYVDQPDTPEVGETQLRMLLDFAAQAAIAMENARLYSETKRLLEETQQLASTDPLTGLANRRALTELLERELHNAERYGAPLAFVILDLDDLKQINDSQGHAGGDEALRAFAGVLGSGARRGDIVARYAGDEFVLVMTQSDRIGAEAALRRLYGSLARTALCCSAGVALFPRHGADATTLFAAADRALYEAKQAGKNRFRFAPEPA; via the coding sequence ATGCTCCACCACCGGACGGACGACGAGCTGATGGACCTCCGCGAAGAAGTCGCGGAGCTGCGCCGCCGTGTGGCGATGCTGGAGGCGGAGCGCGACGAGTACGCGCAGCAGAACGCCGAGCTGTTCGTCCTGCAGCAAGTTTTCTCGACGATGAACTCCACGCTCGAGATCGACGACATCCTGGCCACGGTTCTGCGCGGCGTCCACGAAGCGCTCCGGTTCGGCCGCGTCGTCCTCTTCGAGGTCCGCGACGGGATTCCGAGCCGGCGGCTGGAGACGACCGCCGGCGGCTCGGTCATCGCCAGCCCCGACCCCGAGGCGATGCGCCGCTCGCCGGCCTTCGAGGCGATGGTCGCCGGGACGTCCGAGTTCGCCTTCGGCATCCCGGCCGACGGCGACAGCCCGCTCCACGACGCGAACGGCACGTTCTGCATGCTCCCGCTGGTCAGCCGCAACACCGTGCGCGGCATCCTCTACGTCGACCAGCCGGACACGCCCGAGGTCGGCGAGACCCAGCTCCGGATGCTGCTCGATTTCGCCGCCCAGGCTGCGATCGCGATGGAGAACGCTCGCCTCTACAGCGAGACCAAGCGCCTGCTCGAAGAGACCCAGCAGCTGGCCTCGACCGATCCCCTGACCGGGCTCGCCAACCGCCGCGCCCTGACCGAGCTGCTGGAGCGCGAGCTGCACAACGCCGAGCGGTACGGCGCCCCGCTGGCATTCGTGATCCTCGATCTCGACGACCTCAAGCAGATCAACGACTCGCAGGGACACGCCGGCGGCGACGAGGCGCTCAGGGCCTTCGCCGGCGTCCTGGGCTCCGGGGCTCGCCGCGGCGACATCGTGGCCCGCTACGCCGGCGACGAGTTCGTCCTGGTGATGACGCAGAGCGACCGGATCGGCGCGGAGGCGGCCTTGCGCCGGCTCTACGGCTCGCTCGCGCGCACGGCGCTGTGCTGCTCCGCCGGCGTCGCCCTCTTCCCGCGCCACGGGGCCGACGCGACCACCCTCTTCGCCGCAGCCGACCGGGCGCTGTACGAGGCGAAGCAGGCGGGGAAAAACCGGTTCCGGTTCGCCCCCGAACCGGCCTAA
- the thpR gene encoding RNA 2',3'-cyclic phosphodiesterase, with product MAVNGAETPRAPRWRLFVAAEIDDAARAACARVADALRAKGFAAKWVPPENYHLTVAFVGAVEESRVPEVASAIRDAVARASALEIPLDAVGAFPNERRVRIVWVGSHAPQPRFATLCGVVRSALSVLGFVFDRHTDAHVTLARAEGRAALPSVPAPKIAPVTIASLALYRSFTERAGARYEPLARFALGAPASGPSGDRANAPPGPRSA from the coding sequence ATGGCCGTGAACGGCGCGGAGACGCCGCGCGCGCCGCGGTGGCGGCTCTTCGTCGCCGCGGAGATCGACGATGCGGCGCGGGCCGCGTGCGCGCGCGTCGCGGACGCCTTGCGCGCGAAAGGTTTCGCCGCGAAGTGGGTCCCGCCGGAGAACTACCATCTCACGGTCGCGTTCGTCGGCGCGGTCGAGGAATCGCGCGTTCCAGAGGTGGCGTCGGCGATTCGCGACGCGGTCGCGCGCGCGAGCGCGCTAGAGATTCCGCTCGACGCGGTCGGCGCGTTTCCGAACGAACGGCGCGTGCGGATCGTATGGGTCGGATCGCACGCGCCGCAACCTCGGTTCGCGACGCTGTGCGGCGTCGTGCGCAGCGCGCTCTCGGTCCTCGGATTCGTCTTCGACCGGCACACCGACGCGCACGTCACGCTCGCGCGCGCGGAAGGGCGCGCCGCGCTGCCGTCCGTGCCGGCGCCGAAGATCGCTCCGGTCACGATCGCATCGCTCGCGCTCTACCGATCGTTCACGGAACGCGCCGGCGCGCGCTACGAACCGCTGGCGCGGTTTGCGCTGGGAGCGCCGGCGAGCGGTCCGAGCGGCGATCGTGCGAACGCGCCGCCCGGACCCCGTTCAGCGTGA
- a CDS encoding helix-turn-helix domain-containing protein encodes MDSVAQHAEGDGGARSRELRRFLRSRRAALSPSEVGLPAAKGRRAHGLRREDVAELAEISVGWYGQFEVGRAANVSPRTVETIGRVLQLGTTEMAYLMRLTGVEDSSAPVGVAEQIAIGAAEHVLRTFTGGPAHVMDRYYNVVAVNEIARTLMTVEPGTNIARKLFYNENRQRLFPDWDVVAARFVAGARLRYPLMVGDPQYEALIAELRAESEEFARLWDAGDLGSPYGDIVRVAPEGGPIITLTWAIFPLPDTEHVMVLSPAVDAASQARMQAALSALRANAH; translated from the coding sequence GTGGACTCCGTAGCTCAGCATGCCGAGGGCGACGGCGGCGCGCGTTCCCGCGAGCTGCGGCGCTTTCTGCGCTCCCGCCGCGCGGCGCTCTCGCCGTCCGAGGTCGGGCTGCCCGCCGCGAAAGGCCGCAGAGCGCACGGGCTGCGCCGCGAGGACGTCGCCGAGCTCGCCGAGATCAGCGTCGGCTGGTACGGTCAGTTCGAGGTCGGGCGCGCGGCGAACGTCTCGCCGCGCACGGTCGAGACGATCGGCCGCGTGCTGCAGCTCGGGACGACGGAGATGGCGTACCTCATGCGGCTCACCGGCGTCGAAGATTCTTCCGCGCCGGTCGGCGTCGCCGAGCAAATCGCGATCGGCGCGGCCGAGCACGTGCTGCGCACGTTCACCGGCGGGCCGGCGCACGTGATGGACCGCTACTATAACGTCGTGGCCGTGAACGAAATCGCGCGGACGCTGATGACGGTCGAGCCCGGCACCAACATCGCCCGCAAGCTGTTCTACAACGAGAACCGCCAGCGGCTCTTCCCCGACTGGGACGTCGTTGCGGCGAGGTTCGTCGCCGGCGCGCGGCTGCGCTATCCGCTGATGGTCGGCGATCCGCAGTACGAGGCGCTCATTGCCGAGCTGCGCGCGGAGAGCGAGGAGTTCGCGCGCTTGTGGGACGCCGGCGACCTCGGCAGCCCCTACGGCGATATCGTGCGCGTCGCGCCGGAAGGCGGGCCCATCATCACGCTGACCTGGGCGATCTTTCCGCTGCCGGACACCGAGCACGTCATGGTCCTCTCGCCGGCGGTCGACGCGGCGAGCCAGGCTCGCATGCAGGCGGCGCTGAGCGCGCTCCGCGCTAATGCACACTGA
- a CDS encoding FAD-dependent oxidoreductase has product MIKHDIVVIGGGLAGMRAAVEAAERGADVAIVSKMHPVRSHSGAAQGGINAALGNREDDSPENHAFDCVKGSDYLGDQDAIEAMAEDAPRQIIWLEHRGCIFSRMPDGRIAQRPFGGAGSARTCFSADVTGLVILHTLWEQLERFGVKVYEEYFATALCVEDGIGSGIVAYNMRNGELELVTAKATIFATGGLGRVYRKTTNGYASTADGMAIAYRAGIPLMDMEFVQFHPTSLKENGVLLSEAARGEGAYLLNKDGERFMFKYAPNKGELASRDVVSRAEWTEILEDRGVDGCVFLDLRHLGREKILERLPQIRELALDATGKDAIETPIPILPGMHYAMGGVETDKFGATRVPGVYAAGECACVSVHGANRLGGNSLLETIVFGARSARHAADYVAKVGEVKPSTRTLQREQDRIDGILARSGGERHSHVRKAVNDAMSDHAFIFRNDADLRAGMEELRQARAMAQTMTVQDKSKTFNTDLVGALETEFLTDIAQPVMLGAINRQESRGAQARTDFPDRDDENWMKHTLMRYQGPTSDPEPDYSRAVVVTKWQPTVRTY; this is encoded by the coding sequence GTGATCAAGCACGACATCGTCGTGATCGGCGGCGGGCTGGCAGGGATGCGGGCCGCGGTCGAAGCGGCGGAACGCGGAGCCGACGTTGCGATCGTCTCCAAGATGCATCCGGTCCGGAGCCATTCCGGGGCTGCGCAGGGCGGCATCAACGCAGCCCTCGGAAACCGCGAGGACGACTCGCCGGAGAACCACGCGTTCGACTGCGTGAAGGGCTCGGACTACCTGGGCGACCAGGACGCGATCGAGGCGATGGCCGAGGACGCGCCGCGCCAGATCATCTGGCTGGAGCACCGCGGCTGCATCTTCTCACGCATGCCCGACGGCCGGATCGCGCAGCGCCCGTTCGGCGGCGCCGGCTCGGCGCGCACCTGCTTCTCCGCCGACGTCACCGGCCTGGTCATCCTGCACACGCTCTGGGAACAGCTCGAGCGCTTCGGCGTCAAAGTGTACGAAGAGTATTTCGCCACCGCGCTCTGCGTCGAGGACGGCATCGGCAGCGGCATCGTCGCGTACAACATGCGCAACGGCGAGCTGGAATTGGTCACCGCCAAGGCGACGATCTTCGCGACCGGCGGGCTGGGGCGCGTCTACCGCAAGACGACGAACGGCTACGCTTCGACCGCCGACGGGATGGCGATCGCGTACCGCGCCGGCATCCCGCTGATGGACATGGAGTTCGTCCAGTTCCACCCGACCTCGCTCAAAGAGAACGGCGTGCTGCTCTCGGAAGCGGCGCGCGGCGAAGGCGCGTACCTCCTGAATAAGGATGGCGAGCGCTTCATGTTCAAGTACGCGCCGAACAAAGGCGAGCTCGCCTCGCGCGACGTCGTCAGCCGCGCGGAGTGGACTGAGATCCTCGAAGACCGCGGCGTCGACGGCTGCGTCTTCCTCGACCTGCGCCATCTCGGGCGCGAGAAAATTCTCGAGCGCCTGCCGCAGATTCGCGAGCTCGCGCTCGACGCGACCGGCAAGGACGCGATCGAGACGCCGATCCCGATCCTGCCCGGCATGCACTACGCGATGGGCGGGGTCGAGACCGACAAGTTCGGCGCGACGCGCGTCCCCGGCGTGTACGCGGCGGGCGAGTGCGCCTGCGTCTCGGTGCACGGCGCGAACCGCTTGGGCGGCAACTCGCTGCTCGAGACGATCGTCTTCGGCGCGCGCTCGGCGCGCCATGCGGCGGACTACGTCGCGAAGGTCGGCGAGGTGAAGCCGAGCACCCGGACGCTGCAGCGCGAGCAGGACCGCATCGACGGCATCCTCGCGCGCAGCGGCGGCGAGCGCCACAGCCACGTGCGCAAGGCGGTCAACGACGCGATGAGCGACCACGCCTTCATCTTCCGCAACGACGCCGACCTGCGCGCCGGGATGGAGGAGCTGCGCCAGGCGCGCGCGATGGCGCAGACGATGACGGTGCAGGACAAGTCGAAGACATTCAACACCGACCTGGTCGGCGCGCTCGAGACCGAGTTCCTCACCGACATCGCGCAGCCGGTGATGCTCGGCGCGATCAACCGCCAGGAGTCGCGCGGCGCGCAGGCGCGGACCGACTTCCCGGATCGCGACGACGAGAACTGGATGAAGCACACGCTGATGCGCTACCAAGGTCCGACGAGCGACCCTGAGCCCGACTACTCGCGCGCGGTCGTCGTCACCAAGTGGCAGCCCACGGTCCGGACGTATTAA
- a CDS encoding succinate dehydrogenase/fumarate reductase iron-sulfur subunit, translating to MAYTLDIFRFDQATDEVPHRDRVEITDLPETVTVLDALEHAKAEIDGSITFRRSCRSAICGSCSMNINGTTGLACKTPVRSVLRSDRSIAVDPMPNFQPMKDLVVHMDPFWDKYTRLKPYLQPADKDEEHATERRVSPEDMKKLVAVANCVLCATCYALCPVVSVDPAFAGPAAIAYAYRFIEDVRDSKRKERAAQISDDYLWLCAHCYACSYCPKHVDPHDDIIAVKRATIEEGLTDAPGPRHALVVAKTVKATGMLHETEVIQGTVGRFNIRGLIKVAPLGIRLALAGKIPPLFLKPVPKVDEIRTIFETLEAPTL from the coding sequence ATGGCCTACACGCTCGACATCTTCCGCTTCGATCAGGCGACCGACGAGGTTCCGCACCGCGACCGGGTCGAGATCACCGACCTGCCGGAAACGGTGACGGTGCTCGACGCGCTCGAGCACGCGAAGGCCGAGATCGACGGCTCGATCACGTTCCGGCGCTCGTGCCGCTCGGCGATCTGCGGCTCGTGCTCGATGAACATCAACGGCACGACGGGCCTGGCGTGCAAGACGCCGGTTCGCTCGGTGCTCCGGTCGGACCGCTCGATCGCGGTCGACCCGATGCCGAACTTCCAGCCCATGAAGGACCTCGTCGTCCACATGGACCCGTTCTGGGACAAGTACACGCGGCTCAAACCGTACTTGCAGCCCGCGGACAAGGACGAAGAGCACGCGACCGAGCGGCGCGTCTCGCCCGAGGACATGAAGAAGCTGGTCGCCGTCGCGAACTGCGTGTTGTGCGCGACCTGCTACGCGCTGTGCCCGGTCGTCTCGGTCGACCCCGCGTTCGCCGGCCCGGCCGCGATCGCGTACGCGTACCGCTTCATCGAGGACGTGCGCGACAGCAAGCGCAAGGAGCGCGCCGCGCAGATCAGCGACGATTATCTCTGGCTGTGCGCGCACTGCTACGCGTGCTCGTACTGTCCCAAGCACGTCGACCCGCACGACGACATCATCGCGGTGAAGCGCGCGACGATCGAGGAAGGACTCACCGACGCGCCCGGCCCGCGCCACGCGCTCGTCGTCGCGAAAACGGTCAAGGCGACCGGGATGCTGCACGAGACCGAGGTCATTCAAGGGACCGTCGGGCGCTTCAACATCCGCGGCTTGATCAAGGTCGCGCCCCTCGGCATCCGCCTCGCGCTCGCCGGCAAGATTCCGCCGCTGTTCCTGAAGCCCGTTCCGAAAGTCGACGAGATTCGGACCATCTTCGAAACCCTGGAGGCTCCGACGCTATAA